One Poecilia reticulata strain Guanapo linkage group LG4, Guppy_female_1.0+MT, whole genome shotgun sequence genomic window carries:
- the zar1 gene encoding zygote arrest protein 1: MATYGEEPVDRYFYSSYNPYVGRYTRPRDAGWKYKGYFSHYGDTSDAFNNHQRAQLKSILSQINPKLTPRLRKANTKDVAVQVNPKKDASVQCAIGPRTLQTMKRDFQRRKRQEPATPSSPKATGGVRYPRTLAVFSPIAYRSVTSFLVDENNNKDASSEATTTVELYGDPGEGTEGTAEDGEAGEDGRTAKSPEPSQKFKLQPQVKGELAPSVAEESKGKARVRFQFLEQKYGYYHCRECNLRWESAYVWCVQGTNKVYFKQFCRKCQKGFNPYRVEDITCHTCNKARCSCALTQRHVDPKRPHRQDLCGRCKGKRLSCDSTFSFKYII, from the exons atggcaacataTGGTGAAGAGCCAGTCGACAGATACTTCTATTCATCTTACAACCCTTACGTGGGCAGGTACACCCGGCCCAGAGACGCTGGGTGGAAATATAAAGGTTATTTCTCCCACTACGGCGACACCTCTGACGCGTTCAACAACCACCAGCGCGCCCAGTTGAAATCCATCTTGTCCCAAATCAACCCCAAACTCACCCCGAGGCTCCGGAAGGCCAACACTAAGGATGTGGCGGTGCAGGTCAACCCGAAGAAAGACGCCTCGGTGCAGTGCGCCATCGGCCCGCGGACCCTGCAGACCATGAAGCGGGACTTCCAGCGCAGGAAGAGGCAGGAACCCGCCACGCCCAGCAGCCCAAAGGCAACAGGTGGCGTTCGTTATCCCCGAACCCTGGCTGTGTTCTCCCCCATAGCTTACCGGAGCGTCACGTCATTCCTCGTGGACGAAAATAACAACAAGGATGCTTCCTCTGAGGCGACGACGACCGTAGAGCTCTACGGCGACCCGGGGGAGGGCACCGAGGGGACGGCGGAGGACGGTGAAGCTGGTGAGGATGGGAGGACCGCAAAGTCTCCTGAACCAAGCCAGAAGTTTAAACTACAGCCGCAGGTGAAGGGTGAGCTCGCGCCATCTGTCGCAGAAGAATCAAAGGGCAAGGCCCGCGTGCGCTTCCAG TTCCTGGAACAGAAGTACGGATATTATCACTGCAGAGAATGCAATCTGCGATGGGAAAGTGCTTATGTATGGTGCGTTCAGGGCACAAACAAG GTTTACTTCAAACAGTTCTGTAGGAAATGCCAGAAGGGCTTCAACCCATACCGTGTGGAAGACATAACATGCCAC ACTTGCAACAAAGCCCGCTGCTCCTGTGCACTGACGCAGCGGCACGTTGACCCCAAACGACCCCACAGACAGGACTTGTGTGGCAGATGCAAAGGCAAGCGGCTCTCCTGCGACAGCACGTTCAGCTTCAAATACATCATCTGA